CTGGGAGACTTCCACGCCGTCGATGCTGGCATCGCGGACGGCGACAGTGACCTCGCCTGTGTCGATTTGATCCAGGGATGACTTCATGGCCTGGACGTTTTCTGAGAGGCTCCTCTCGGGTTTGAAGGCCAGCATGGCACTGATTCCTTGCGGAACGGTGCGGCTGGGTACTACTTCCACCTGTTTTTCCAGACGATTTTCAGCCATTTCCTTGGCCTGGTTCGCGGCCATGATAACGTTGCTGTTGTTGGGAAGCAGGATGATCTCATCTGTGGGCAGAGCCTCGATAGCCTCCACCAATTCTTGAGTACTGGGGTTCATCGACTGTCCACCGGGTATCACGAATCCAGCCAGCAGGCTTTCAAAGACCGCACCCAGGCCAGAGCCGGGCGCCACAGTGATGACGCCCACGCCATCCAGTTTCTCCTCAGATGCCGTGACCAGCGTCTGTGGTGCGGTGCTAAGTTCATCCAAGACATCGTCGGGTGCGAAACCGGCTGCCGCCATAGCATCCATATTTTCGACCACAACGTCGGTAAGGAAGCCCTGACTGAGGCCGTAGGAGAGGGGAACACTGGGATCGAAGTGGTGAACGTGCACTTTGATCATCGTAGAGCTTCCCTCCACCAGCGGACAGTCACCTATTTCGCTGATGTGCTGGCGGATGGAGTCGACCTCCAGATCGGTGCCCCAGATCAAAAACTGGATATCGAAGCCGAAGCGGGCCTGGGGCAGGTTGAAGGGGTCTATGGCTACGGCATCGGAGATAGGTGGGGCTTCAATTGCCCCCGCGGATGGCTCAAATCGCCCGCCCTTCAAGTATCGCAACATGCCATCGAAAATGTAGTACAACCCTTTGCCACCTGAGTCCACGACGCCAGCCTTGGCCAGCACTGGCAGGAGACTGGGTGTGCGTTCGACACTTTCTTCGGCGGCCTGGACCGTACGCTCCATAACGAAGTGCAGGTCTTTGTCGACCGCGGCGGCCCGGCCCGCCGCGTCAGCTGAGTCTTTCATGACAGTGAGGATGGTTCCTTCAACAGGCTTGACCACACCCTTGTAGGCCGTATCGGAGGCGGAATGAAAGGCTTCAACCAGATCGTCTGCGGTGGCGATGCTTTTGTGGCGGAATGCATGGGAAACACCACGCAGTATCTGCGAAAGAATGACACCTGAATTACCTCGGGCACCCATCAGGGCGCCCTGGGCTACGGCCTGGGCAACGCGGGAAATATCGGTTTCATCGCTCTTTTCAATCTCTCGCCATGAGGCCAGCATGGTGAGATGCATGTTCGTGCCCGTGTCTCCATCAGGTACGGGGAAGACATTAAGAGCATTTACTGTTTCCTTGTGGCGTTCCAGCCACATAAAGCCAGCCCAGATCATATTCTTGAGGTCCTGCCCATCGAAATGCTGGTGGCTTTCGCTGGATAGGAGTCCTGCCTGGAGGCCGGCGGTGTTGCTCTGAGGTTGTTCTGTTTTCGATCCGCGATCGATTTTCAATGAATATTCGCTACTCAACTGTCCATCTCTTATTGAGAAATTGTAAACTGGAACTAGCCTTTGGCAACAAGCTGTTCGTCATCGACGCGCAGGCCTTGCACATGTACATTGATGGCCTCAATCGGGAGGCCGGCCACGTTCTCAAGCGTAAAACGTACCCGCCGCATGACGCCCGCAGCAACCTCGGTGATGCGGGTGCCATATTCGACAATCACGTAGATATCGACAACGATGCCATCTTCACCTCTTTGCACGGTGATACCACGGCGAGCCCCTCGCTGCAATGAGCCGGTCAAACCGGTGATGATGTTTCGGCTGCTCATGCCAACAACACCATAACACTCCTGAACGGCTTCGGCTACCAGGGTGGCGATTGCGCTCGGTGAGACCTCTATTCGGCCTAGGTTTTCATCGGTAAATGTCATTGCAGTTTTGCCGTCCACACAAGAGTTTGCAGAAAATCAGTTGCTATGGTATCATAGCCTCAGTCATGTAGGAGACTGCCCCGAGGCACGGTGCCACGGGGTTTTACTTTGCACGGGAAGCGAGGAATTGGACAATGGCCAAGTGTCAAGTTTGCAGTCGTGGTCCCCAGTTCGGACACAACGTTAGCCACTCTATGCGCCACACAAAACGCCGCTGGAATGTCAATGTGCAGCGCGCTACCATCGTTGTAGATGGCAAACGACGCCGTATGGCAGTGTGCACCAAGTGTCTAAAGACCATGAGCAAGACCCAGTAGTGGGGCCGATAGCAGGGCTATCGGCTCTTGCTTTGGGCACTAGCTCTCCTTAAGGCGTCGGCTTCGCGAGCGGTGCCAATCTCGATACTATTATCCGGGACCTGATAGGGTTCCGGATTTTTTCATGGTCTGTTTCCTCAATTCACGCAATGATGCCCCTACTTCGGGGCCGCGAAATATGGCGCTACCGGCTACCAGAACGGTTGCCCCTGAGGCGACTGCCGGATAGGCAGTCTCGGCGTTGATGCCTCCATCCACCTCAAGCTCGGCTGCAGAGCCTGCCGTTGCGAGCATCTCACTCGCCCGGCGCAACTTGTCGTGCATGGAAGGCAAAAAATACTGCCCGCCAAAACCGGGGTTCACGCTCATAACCAGCAGCAGATCAATCTCCGCAATCACTTCCTCCACCATGGTCAGAGAAGTGCCCGGATTCACCGACACACCTGCCTTAACACCCAAGTCCCTGATTACCTGAACAGCGCGGTGTAGATGAGGCGTCGCTTCTGCATGGACCGTCAGATAGTCCGCACCTGCCTCAGCAAAGGCGGCCAGATAACGTTCTGGCTCCACGATCATCAGGTGCACGTCCAGCGGCAGCCTCGTCACCTTTCGCAACGAACGAAGAACAGGAATGCCGATGGAGATGTTGGGCACAAAGCACCCGTCCATTACATCGAAATGGATCCAATCGGCCCCGGCGGCTTCCGCATCTTGTACCTGATCGCCAAGGCGTGCAAAATCGGCGGCTAACACCGATGCAGCGATTTTTACTGTAGTCATACGCTCCTGATTGTCTCGTTCTCCGCTCCGGAGTTACCCTTCAAAAATCCGGGTAGGACGAATAACCCGGTTATTGTACGCTTGAAAGCCCCTTTTGGCAAAGGGACCGGTCTGAGGGATACCACAAAAAGTGTCCGTTGATCTCAATAAGGTTGTGGGCCTGGCAGCGATTAAAGTACACCCTTCTCCAGGGATCCAGCAACCCGGGCACGCAATTGTCCGCAACCAGCATTGATGTCCACGCCTCTGCGAACTCGCAACGAGGTCACAATGCCGCGGTCGCGCAGAATGCCGGCAAAGATGTCTGCATCCTCCCGTCGGGTTGGCTGGAAAGGAGAACCGGTGACCGGATTGAGCGGGATCAAATTGACGTGACAGAGTAGTCCCTGAAGAAGAAGTGCCATCTCCTCCGCCAGGGCCGGGCTGTCGTTGATATCGCGCATCAGTGCGTATTCGAAGGTAATTCGGCGGTGGGTTCGTTCAATGTAACGTCGAATGGCTGCCATCAGATCGGCAATGGGATAGCGCTGGTTGATCGGGACAAGCTGTTCGCGCAACGCGTCGTTGGGCGCGTGCAGGCTCACCGCCAGGTTTACCTGAAGGCCCTCCTCGGCAAAACGATCGATGCCGGGCACCAAACCGACGGTGCTTACGGTGAGACGTCGTGCCCCCAGTCCAAGCCCGTCAGGACTGGACATGGCTCGCAGTGCTCGCCAGAGGTTGCTGTAGTTGGCCAGCGGTTCGCCCATGCCCATTATCACGACGTTCGTGATGCCACCAGAATCGGGCGTGTTGCTCTGTAACCAGCGCTCGAAGTGTATCACCTGGCCAAGCATTTCTCCTGGGCTGAGATTTCTCTGAAGGCCCATCTGCCCAGTTGCACAGAAGGTGCAGCCTATGGCACATCCAGCCTGGCTACTGACACACACTGTGCGTCGCCGGTTATAGCGCATCAGCACAGCTTCGATCAACTGGCCATCATCGAGTCGCAATAGCGCCTTTGTGGTGTTGCCATCCGATGAGGCCGTCTCCGTCACGGGTACTAATAGATCGATCTGGCTATCCTCGGCAAGGCGGTCCCTCAATGCAGCGGGAAGATTGCTCATCTCAGATGGCGCGCTTACCTGCTTCTTGTAAAGCCAATGTTGGACCTGGCGGGCGCGGTAGGCCGGCTGGCCCCATACGGCCATCTGAGTTTCCATTTCGTGGGGCGTAAGGTCAAGAAGACGCACACGCATTTGCTTTTCGGTCACAATCAACTCGCTATTCCTGGACCAACGATTGGACGCGTAAAAGGCGAGCCACCTGCGCTCGCCCGGTGACATGTAGTATACCGCAGAACGGAATCTCGGTCAAGGGCTGGCATCGCTTCAGAGAGTGTGTTACAATCTGGTTATGCCCAAGAACACCGCATTTCCTCTCGGGTTTTTGGCCCGAATGGCAGAACTCCTGGACGACGATTTTCCTGCCTTCTTGATAGCTCTCGGACAACCCCCTCGCTCTGGTCTCCGGGTGAATACCCTCAAACTGACACGGGATGAGTTTGCGCGGATTAGCCCATGGCCTTTGGAAGTTGTATTCTGGTGCCCCGACGGTTTTCTGCTCGATCGCAAAGCCAACGCTGGCCTGCACCCATTCTACGATGCCGGTCTCTATTATATCCAGGAGCCCAGCACAATGGCTGTGGCGACCCAGTTGGCGCCCCAACCCGGTGAACGGGTGTTAGACCTCTGTGGCGCGCCGGGTGGAAAAGCAACCCATATCGCCGCTCTTTTGGCAGGAGAAGGGATTCTGGTAGCCAACGAAGTCAACTCGAAACGGGCCAAGGTGTTGCGCCGCAGCCTGGCGCGGTGGGGCGCTCGAAACGCAGTGGTTTTGAATGAGACTCCACCACGTCTGGCCCAGCGGTGGCCCGGGGCTTTTGACCGCGTACTCGTCGATGCGCCCTGTTCCGGCGAGGGGATGTTCCGTAAGAAGGAGGAAGCTCGCCAATATTGGAGCAATGCCCATGTGACCGGCTGCGCTGTGCGCCAGAAGGAGATACTGGAGTCTGCGGCTGTCCTGGTCCGCGCCGGGGGACTGCTTGCCTATTCAACCTGTACCTTCGCGCCGGAAGAAAACGAAGGGATCGTGAGCCGTTTTCTGGCTGCCCGGCCCGACTTTGTTCTCGAGGAACCAGTCTGGTTTCCTGGCCTGGAACCTGGGATTCCCGCCTGGGCATCGTGGCCGGCAGACTCTCGCGAGACAACCCTCGACGATCGGGCGCAAACCCTGGTGCACACCATCAGAATGTGGCCGCACAGAGTGGATGGGGAAGGGCACTTTGTTGCACTGTTGCGGCGTGAAGGGGATGATCCGGTCCTGGACTGGCATCTGCCGGAAATCGATGATCTGCCCGATGAGGCGATGGAGCCACTGATGGCGTTCTGGCAGTCGAGTCTGGCAATTCCGCTGCCTGAAGGAATTCTCTTGAGGCCCAGGGATCGCTTCACGGCCGATCTTTTTGCCATACCAGCCGATGCTCCCGCTGTTGACGGATTACGGGTAGGTCGATCGGGATGGCACCTGGGTACGCTGCGAAAAGGCCGCTTCATCCCCTCCTATTCTCTCGCAATGGGCTTGACAGCGACCCAGGCTCATCAGGTGCTTGATGAACCTGCGGGCGGCGAGTGTGTTGCCCGCTACTTGCGTGGCGAAATACTGCCTGTGCCCGGGCCCGATGGCTGGGTTTTGATCTGTGTGACGGGATTTCCTCTGGGCTGGGGCAAACGCAGCAAGAACGTGATCAAAAACCACTATCCCAAGGTCTTCCGCGGCCCGTAAGCAAAAAGCTCGTTACGACTCTTCACTGCTGTTTTCTCTATCGCTGCGGGAATCCCAAACCTCTCGACCAGCATCGATACTTGCTCGCAGACGGCCGCGGCGGGTTGGCGCATCTGCAGGACCCAGGGATGAGGCATAAGCTCGGCGGGCCGCCCGTCGCCACAACGACCGGGCTGATGCGATCTGATACCCCGCTCTTCGCCGTGCCGTTTTCCACCAGGGGGATGGGGGTCGATTGACGGGGGCACACCACTTGATTGCAGTAGCTCCCCAGGTCAAGCCAGCACCGAAGCCGACGAATACGATGTTCTGACCAGGCTCCACCCGTTTGGCCTCGATGGCTTCACAAAGCGCAATGGGGATCGATGCCGTGGATGTGTTGCCATAACGCTCAAGGTTTACGAACACTTTCTCTTCAGGAATCTTGAGTTGTTTTATCACCGAAGACTGAATGATACGCCGATTGGCTTGATGGGGAATCACCAGATCCACTTCGTCCATGGTCATGCCGGCGCGCGCCACCACCCGGCGGGTACCTTCCGCCATGGCCCTGGTGGCAAAACGAAAGACAGCTTTGCCATCCATTTTAAGGTAATGCTGTCCGGAAGCTACCGATTCCAGGGTCGTCGGATTGGCACTGCCGCCACCGGGCAGGATCAGAAGATCTCCCCCTGAGCCATCAGATCCCAGGGCAACCGACATGATACCACCAGGCTCTTCGCTGGCTGCCAGCAAAACGGCGCCCGCGCCATCACCGAACAGGATGCAGGTGCTTCGATCGGTCCAGTCGAGCAGGCGGGAGAGTGTTTCCGAGCCAATCACCATGACATAGTCAGCGTCGCCGGCCAGGATCATGCCCCGTGCCATGGCAAGGCCATAGACAAAGCCCGAACAGGCTGCGCTCAGGTCGTAGGCACCGGCGTTGATGGCACCGAGGGCATCCTGAATCAGACAGGCGGTGGCAGGAAACTGGTAATCCGGCGAGGTTGTGGCGCAGATGATCATGTCGAGAGCGCTGGCCGGCACGTCAGATACCCTCAGCGCGCCGCGAGCTGCTTTCACTGCCAGGCTGGCCGTCGTTTCATCAGGACGAGACACGATGCGTCGTTCAGCAATGCCGGTACGGCTACGAATCCATTCGTCGGTAGTCTTCACAATCTCGGATAGGTCATCATTGGTGACCACCCGGTCAGGCACGTGCATGCCCCACCCGACGATCTGAGCATAACGACCGGGGGCGGTAGATAGTGGAGGGCCGGAACCATTTACTCCGTTTGTTGTTGGGCTTGGTGTTCCATTCATGCTTCTCATGCTTCAAATCCTGGGTTGCCGTCAGGATCAAACCTTGCCGAAAACGAGGCAGGTATTGTGCCCGCCGAACCCAAAAGAGTTTGACATGGCAACATCTATCCTGAGTTGACGAGCGGTGTTTGGCACATAGTCCAGATCACAGGCCGGATCTGGAAACTCATAATTGATCGTCGGTGAAATAACGCTTTCGGTAAGGGCAAGCACGGTG
This DNA window, taken from Chloroflexota bacterium, encodes the following:
- the rpe gene encoding ribulose-phosphate 3-epimerase: MTTVKIAASVLAADFARLGDQVQDAEAAGADWIHFDVMDGCFVPNISIGIPVLRSLRKVTRLPLDVHLMIVEPERYLAAFAEAGADYLTVHAEATPHLHRAVQVIRDLGVKAGVSVNPGTSLTMVEEVIAEIDLLLVMSVNPGFGGQYFLPSMHDKLRRASEMLATAGSAAELEVDGGINAETAYPAVASGATVLVAGSAIFRGPEVGASLRELRKQTMKKSGTLSGPG
- the rlmN gene encoding 23S rRNA (adenine(2503)-C(2))-methyltransferase RlmN, which produces MTEKQMRVRLLDLTPHEMETQMAVWGQPAYRARQVQHWLYKKQVSAPSEMSNLPAALRDRLAEDSQIDLLVPVTETASSDGNTTKALLRLDDGQLIEAVLMRYNRRRTVCVSSQAGCAIGCTFCATGQMGLQRNLSPGEMLGQVIHFERWLQSNTPDSGGITNVVIMGMGEPLANYSNLWRALRAMSSPDGLGLGARRLTVSTVGLVPGIDRFAEEGLQVNLAVSLHAPNDALREQLVPINQRYPIADLMAAIRRYIERTHRRITFEYALMRDINDSPALAEEMALLLQGLLCHVNLIPLNPVTGSPFQPTRREDADIFAGILRDRGIVTSLRVRRGVDINAGCGQLRARVAGSLEKGVL
- the rpmB gene encoding 50S ribosomal protein L28; amino-acid sequence: MAKCQVCSRGPQFGHNVSHSMRHTKRRWNVNVQRATIVVDGKRRRMAVCTKCLKTMSKTQ
- a CDS encoding Asp23/Gls24 family envelope stress response protein codes for the protein MTFTDENLGRIEVSPSAIATLVAEAVQECYGVVGMSSRNIITGLTGSLQRGARRGITVQRGEDGIVVDIYVIVEYGTRITEVAAGVMRRVRFTLENVAGLPIEAINVHVQGLRVDDEQLVAKG
- a CDS encoding beta-ketoacyl-ACP synthase III; its protein translation is MRSMNGTPSPTTNGVNGSGPPLSTAPGRYAQIVGWGMHVPDRVVTNDDLSEIVKTTDEWIRSRTGIAERRIVSRPDETTASLAVKAARGALRVSDVPASALDMIICATTSPDYQFPATACLIQDALGAINAGAYDLSAACSGFVYGLAMARGMILAGDADYVMVIGSETLSRLLDWTDRSTCILFGDGAGAVLLAASEEPGGIMSVALGSDGSGGDLLILPGGGSANPTTLESVASGQHYLKMDGKAVFRFATRAMAEGTRRVVARAGMTMDEVDLVIPHQANRRIIQSSVIKQLKIPEEKVFVNLERYGNTSTASIPIALCEAIEAKRVEPGQNIVFVGFGAGLTWGATAIKWCAPVNRPPSPWWKTARRRAGYQIASARSLWRRAARRAYASSLGPADAPTRRGRLRASIDAGREVWDSRSDRENSSEES
- a CDS encoding RsmB/NOP family class I SAM-dependent RNA methyltransferase, whose amino-acid sequence is MPKNTAFPLGFLARMAELLDDDFPAFLIALGQPPRSGLRVNTLKLTRDEFARISPWPLEVVFWCPDGFLLDRKANAGLHPFYDAGLYYIQEPSTMAVATQLAPQPGERVLDLCGAPGGKATHIAALLAGEGILVANEVNSKRAKVLRRSLARWGARNAVVLNETPPRLAQRWPGAFDRVLVDAPCSGEGMFRKKEEARQYWSNAHVTGCAVRQKEILESAAVLVRAGGLLAYSTCTFAPEENEGIVSRFLAARPDFVLEEPVWFPGLEPGIPAWASWPADSRETTLDDRAQTLVHTIRMWPHRVDGEGHFVALLRREGDDPVLDWHLPEIDDLPDEAMEPLMAFWQSSLAIPLPEGILLRPRDRFTADLFAIPADAPAVDGLRVGRSGWHLGTLRKGRFIPSYSLAMGLTATQAHQVLDEPAGGECVARYLRGEILPVPGPDGWVLICVTGFPLGWGKRSKNVIKNHYPKVFRGP
- a CDS encoding DAK2 domain-containing protein — translated: MSSEYSLKIDRGSKTEQPQSNTAGLQAGLLSSESHQHFDGQDLKNMIWAGFMWLERHKETVNALNVFPVPDGDTGTNMHLTMLASWREIEKSDETDISRVAQAVAQGALMGARGNSGVILSQILRGVSHAFRHKSIATADDLVEAFHSASDTAYKGVVKPVEGTILTVMKDSADAAGRAAAVDKDLHFVMERTVQAAEESVERTPSLLPVLAKAGVVDSGGKGLYYIFDGMLRYLKGGRFEPSAGAIEAPPISDAVAIDPFNLPQARFGFDIQFLIWGTDLEVDSIRQHISEIGDCPLVEGSSTMIKVHVHHFDPSVPLSYGLSQGFLTDVVVENMDAMAAAGFAPDDVLDELSTAPQTLVTASEEKLDGVGVITVAPGSGLGAVFESLLAGFVIPGGQSMNPSTQELVEAIEALPTDEIILLPNNSNVIMAANQAKEMAENRLEKQVEVVPSRTVPQGISAMLAFKPERSLSENVQAMKSSLDQIDTGEVTVAVRDASIDGVEVSQGDVIGLLNHKLTTKGETPEEVVLLLLPQMQIDDAEIITIYFGDQIDSATAKVLGKEVQSSHPDQELEIVSGGQPHYHYIISVE